The Fibrobacterota bacterium genome includes a window with the following:
- a CDS encoding DUF1328 domain-containing protein: protein MLGISILFLILAVGSALLGFAGLITGALVGIAKVLFFLFLVLWLVTWIGGRRRRVI, encoded by the coding sequence ATGCTAGGCATTTCCATCTTGTTCCTGATTCTGGCCGTCGGTTCGGCCCTGCTCGGATTCGCCGGACTCATCACGGGCGCCTTGGTCGGCATCGCCAAGGTGCTCTTCTTCCTATTTCTCGTACTCTGGCTCGTCACCTGGATCGGAGGCCGCCGACGCAGGGTGATTTAG